A window of Chaetodon trifascialis isolate fChaTrf1 chromosome 3, fChaTrf1.hap1, whole genome shotgun sequence genomic DNA:
CTCAAAGTGCCTGCTGAGATAATACTTAGAGATAATCTGAGCACCACGTGTGGTTTGTTATGTCTCATATTCATATGTAAAGTGAGGGCAGATCAGTTCTGTCTCCTCATACTCTCAGCCATGAGGCAGCTGAAGCTCTCTGTCTGTGGCAGCAGTGCCATCTTCCTGCTGAGCTTAGCACAGAGCATATTAGCAGCttgccatgctgctgctgagaggatTACACTGTATACCGTACCTGACCGTCATGacctgggacacacacacacacacacacacacacacacacacacacagagagagagagagagagagaaaaagatgacaCCTGCATGCAGCAAATTATGTCTAATACTGGAGCTCAGCTGCAGCCTTATTTGCGTTGAAGTGAGACTGTGTTGAGAAAGTCTGCACACACGCAATAACATATGAGTAccacttcacaataaaagcatgttAAACGTGAACTTTAGCCGCGCGCTTTCATCTGACGCTGCAGCGCACATGCGGCGTTTCAGTGAGAAACCACAAAATGGGTTAAAATTCAGTTTCGGCTCCGCGTTTAGACGCTGAACAATCGCTCGCCTGCAGCACCCAGAAGTGAACAGCAGGCGACCCGGAAGGTTTGAAGTCCGCCTGAGAGCGAGCAGAAAGAAGAGTGAAACCCTTTATAAAATATTTCTTCTCTGCTGGTTCAGGTATGTTGGCCGCTCGATGCAAAATCCCtgcctgctttttttttttcttcttcctctcttctctcagctCTCCCGTGTCGCCTCCTCGCCGTTTCTGTTTAAGTCATGCAAAAGTTGTGATACTAAAAGGAGCCTTTGCAGCGATAAAGAgccatttcttttcttctgccGCGCCAATAAAAGCTTTCATTACGCGCCTGCATGATCGTCGACGCTTGGCTCTACGGCTCAGCGGCTGCAGAGCTTTCAGCGAAGGCATCATGATTGTTGTAGGAAGTGTCAGgcgtttttttccccttcctcaAGCCGGGCTATTCAAACCTGCAAATCAAAGTAAACAATCGTTCGTTCGCTTAATGCAAATACGCCACATCCCGCCGCATCGCCCGAGCGTTTCATGACATCTGGAGAATCACCTCCTTATTTTATTCGGATCTGCAGAATATGGCGTCCAGTGCTTATAAAAATAAGACCGGGCtgccatttttgttttccttttgtctgaaattttttaataaactgtctgagAATGTGGGAGAGGCGGCGGACAGAGCGAGGCGCTGCGGAGGATCGTCTCTCTCTGGAGGAGATGCTCTCGTTAGAAAGCTGCTGCTCGCCTTCAGGTTGTACACCTTAAAGCTTCTGTTTCTGTGGGCTTTTGAACGGAGGGATAATTCAGCACAGCAGGTACAAAAAAAGGGGGTAAAGTTGACCCTAACTTTTGTGTCAGACATGGGCTTGTGCTTCTTTCTACAGGTGCTCTGACAGCGATGATCTGCCTTCTGTTTTAATGCTCTGATGCTGCTTTTGAAGCTGAAATGTTGACATGTAAAAATAGTCTCCGGGCTGCTAAAGATGTGCTAGCTGCACATGATTTTGGTGACACTTGACCCCGACTGCTGGTCATCTGGAGGATTATTATAGCACCGAGGAGAGCGTAGATACAGATTGCTCTGCCTGGTTAACAGAACAGCATCAAGTTCTTCTTACATTACTTCAGTGACTCTTTCTAATCTCATTTACAAGTTCATAAGTTGTAACAAATGGCTTTTACAAGTTAATAATTTACCAATGATTTATGGATCAGATCTTTTGGTTTGCCAAGTTGTGTGAAAACTCTCtgaatgttattagttacactTTTGGTAATCCATTGATTAATGCTCATCAATTTTGCACTTCATAAAAGGCCATAAAGTCTCCAGTTATAAAAGTCTTTAATAAAGGGTTTTTAGTCCCTCAAGTCTGCTGTTCTATGCTTATAAATCAGTGGATTTTTTCACAACCTGACCACCCATAGGTTGTTGTAAATGGCTTAAGTGATCTATAAAGCTTTAGTCAATGatttattaatcattaatcaGGCCATTAGTTGCAACTTGGAGCCCTTTATAAAGGGCGATTTATTAGAAACTACCATTACTGCTGCAGCGCATTTGATGAATTACTTCTCAGTGATTAAAACTTTTGTCAGAAACGACCAAAACTTTGTTCGATGCATTGATTCAATGAAAGAGCGgaatagaataataataatgaataataatacaAAAGTGCCAAACATGATTTTCTTGTAGCTTCTTAAATTTCAaaatttgatgcttttctttgtcagatATTATCATGAACTGAAAATTGTTGGATTTTAGACTTGGTCAGATAAAGACAGCAGTTATAATGGtaatttttcactattttctggcatttcatTGACAGTTCAAATAATCTGCTATTCAAGAAAGTAACTTGCAGATGAACTAAGAATGAAAAGCATTATTTGCAGCAGCGTGGAGGATTCTTTTTAAAGATATTGAGCTCATCTCTAGTGTATCTGCAAATACTTAAAACCCTGTCACTTGCAGGCATAAATATTTAAACCCTATAGAAACTCAGCTTCATTTTTGAAAAAAGTGGCACATGTAAGTCCAAAAGCAATACATGCTCGACCTGTCTCTACAGGCTGCCAAAATTAACCTGACATGTATGCAATATGAATGCACAGCAGTACACAGGAACTCGCTGCCATTGAATATTTTCTCCGTGCAGCATGTCATCTCAAATACTGACACAAAGATGTCCAGCAGCAGTCAAACTCCTGAGCCTGTTCCCTGGAGGCACAAAGCCTCCAGGAAGTGAAACTGATCCTCACTGGCATCATTAGAGAAATATTTTGTGTGGTTTACTGTAGGTTCGTACCCCTGGACGTATCGTTTTTGTTTCTCTTGGCTCGCACATGGGGGCTGTGTTATGCCTCTGCTAAGCCAAACAGACTTAGGAATGGTGAAGTGTGCCAAAGCACGCaatgcaaaatgttttaaaaaggaaCTTCATATGACTTTGAGAGAAGAGGCTATGGAAAGAAAGACCCTCAGATCATAACTTCAACAGCATGCAGCTCTGTCCGCCATAAAAGACTGTGACCGTTTCCGTCCATCTGACTAAACAGCATGAAGAGCAGCTTGATCAAGCGTTGTGCTCTGTTGCAGCCTATGAAAATCAAATATTCCCCTTTAAAAGAGGATATGTCATGCTCTTATTTTGTCACAAAAAACGGAAGAAATGACTAAAGCTGTGTCACTTACGAATCAGAGTGCAGCATCCCCATTTAACTTATTCCATGTTCTTTGGATTTGCGTCTCAGCCTTTGACGTCGGCTACATCATTCTGAGGTGAGACTGTGCAGcgttttctcctgtttcccGTCAGACCCTCAACCAGTTGGGGCCCCTTGTGTCGAGGAGGACAGATTAGGATCTGAGCCACATCACTTGTAGCGTTTCTGTTTGCTCTGATAACCGTTTGGGAGAGTTCTCTAACTAGCTGTTGTAACCATGAGAGGGCCTATCTCTCAGGCAGCATGCACATCATGAAATCTTGTGGTTGGAAGTCTGAAGAAAAAGCTGCCAGACTCTGGATCACTCAAAATATTTCTTGCTGAGTTCACTCACCGCAGCAACTCAGAAacttcctctgtgctctctctgaTGAAGTGGAGAAAGTGGAAAGGCACATTTCCCGCTTGCACTTTTGGGAAAGGAGGATAGCTAATACAGAATGTCTTTGAAAATGCTCTATCACAAGACTGGGACAAGTTATCTCAAATTATCACATCGAAGAGTCAGCTGCTGTTTCGCTGGAGAGCCACTGACACGACTGCTTTGCACACTAACAATTGATCTTCACATAAATTTATTGGAGGCAGTTTTTTGGaatattttacagcagcagttcTCAACCTGGGATAAACAAATTAACCTGAGGCGTTTGCAACATGATTAACAGGAGAGGAAGTtagaaaaaatgtcttttctgttgTACAAAGTTATCCCTCCTCTTTCAAATATTCCTCTAATTTTGCCTCTTTGTATGTAAATGACCACTCTGGATGTTAGAgatcaaagaaaaaacaaaacactcaccTATTCGACCCCAAAGCTTGTGAGCTTATAAATGTGTACTCCATACACGTACTGACCAGTATTTcactgatggacagatggagaagCTGTCTTCACGTTGCTTATGACTCTTGTGTATTTATTTCAGGATGGCTGAACCTCGCTTTAACAATCCCtatttctggcctccacctcccACTATGCCTGGCCAGGTGAGTGATTCTGGTATTCACACTTAAACCTGAGGCAGTAAGGTCGTTGTACTATAAATACTCTGtgtaaaggcttttttttttttttaattattctcAAAGATGCACtatttaaagggacagtttgacattttgggaaatatgtcaATTCACTTGATACCGCTCCTAATCTGTGAGGAAAATATGAAGGATTTCCTGTAAATTCAGCAAAATACATCAAAACCGAGGCATGAACACAGACAATGAAACTGAGAGCATCGCCTTATATCACCTGGTTAGCTCCCACCCCTGACAGTCTTTCTCCAGGGTACCGTGCCTTTACAACCATTTCTGGGAGCTTTCTACCATTAACTTCAAGCTCTCTGTTGACTTGGCGCTCCTCACTTCATGACCTCATAGGCTGGCACTGGTCCAATCTACAGTCTTAAGCATGATGGTGACAAAAACTGGTATGTTCATAAAATAAAAGACCTCAGGCCTGTAATCCTGAATACTTGATACTTGCTGAAAGGTGACAATCATACACGTCAAACACGGTGTTTCATATGACATGCCTGTAGTTTTTCACAGGGCACACAGATATCTCTATTTCTGTCGGCTATACAGCCTTAGCATTCTCCACTGGGACTGGCATACAGTCTAAACCTTCTATGGCTGAGTGCACTTGAAAAATAAAGTGTTGACCTACAACCTTTTCTCGTCTATGCCCTGTGAAAATATACCACAGTGGTCCTAGgtggatttttttccttctgacagagccaggctagctgttcccccctgtgtgcagtctttgtgctaagctaagataagctaggCTAAGTGGTTCCAGCTACATAGTTACCTACGgacatgacagtggtatcaattttctcatccAAATCTCAGCAGAACAGAAATAAGTGTATTTGCCTTAAATACAGTGGTTCCCAATCTAGGGTTCAGGACCCCCTAGGGGTCCCAAGATGGATCTGAGGGGTCACCAGATGGTTACAGGGATACATTAAAACAAtctgtgacttttttttctcttacttTTCTCTAATTTTAGCTTTCTATGCCTCTGTAAAAGCTAAACAGCTGTGGCTTTATGTCTTCAggttgtctgtccatctgtacGTATGCCCGTCCCTTTCTTGTGAACGCAATATCTCAGAAACGTCtggagggaatttcttcaaatttggctcAGATGTCCACTTGGACttaaggatgaactgattagattttgatgGTCAAAAGTCGCTGTGACCACACAAAATTTTACTGACCAAGTATGTCCAAATGTCTCATAAGATAAAAtcatgaagtgatgacattttatatacaaaaggtcaaaggtcaacttcactacGACATCATGaagttctgcaaaaacacttttctggccatcaATCAACACCGTAACTCAGCAACAAAAAGGGAGACTGTGACCTCATTTCACGTCTGTGCTGCTGCGGTGAAGaggtgtgtgaagcatccacgttttacaattaatagcttctttgcagcagcgtCCATATTTGAGGCATTGTGGTTCACCACTAGCTCATTGATTTTGTTGgtattgagcttcaggtgactgttgttgcaccatgtgatgaagctctctaaGTGAACGCGGcatgtttcttgtttttttatgcttgtttcttttatttcctccttgAAATAaatcactggaatcatacatgttaATATAGTGATAACTTGCATTTTACCAAGAAAATAAGTCTTCACTGCAAATATCATATAGTCTGGACAGAAATGCATGTGCAAATTCTAGTTTTTGCATGTGAAATAACAGATACAATCTATTTTGGCCTAAAAAAAATTCCTCAGAGAaatcagagaaagacagaactCACAGCTTGTACCCACACTGCTTCATTTTAaggggtcacaagccaaaacGTTCGGGAACTTGTTTAATACAGCCGTTAGCTGTTggttcacagagctgcttgcaGAAAGAAATTTATGGGTGCAATTGCACAAATCAGCCAGTAGAGGGAACCATCGCCTCATAAAGTGACGTTGACTGAACTGATGGCTGTTCTCTTGTCACAAATGTTGCTTCCTGGCTGTCAGCTGGATAACCTAGTCTTGATCAATAAAATCAAGGAGCAGCTCATGGCAGAGAAGATCAGGCCGCATCATCTGCCTGCTGCCTCAGCCCCTTCCCAACAGCCCTTACTGGCTCCCCACAGCCAGGCAGATGGTGTCCAGCACGGGATGTCCAAGGCCCAGCAGATGCCGGTTCTTCACAGCCACAGCCCGTCTCAGCCTGACATCGCCCTGCACGCCCGCCCGGCCTCCAGCTCAGTCACAGGTACTCTGAGTCCTCACCTGCCTGCCCAGTCCACTCTTTTTGCTGATGTCCACACACAGTTGGTTCAGCTCTGTGTCAGTGCCATTTTGTTGCATTGGCTTTAATGCTTTAGACTCTTGAGCAACTTGTTTTGTCACCTTGATACTTCATGACTCTCAACAGATTCTGATCAGGATGATGAAAGATGtatgtattttgtatatttcaCCAGGTCGTATTCTGGGGGATGTGAATTTGAATCTGGACGATAAGGCAGCTATAAAAGCCAGAGGATTATGGGAAGACTGGCATCTGCGTCAACTTATAGACCATCCCTCCAGGACGAACCATGTGTCAGGTACTAACCACTGTTTGGACAGTCAGCTCTCAGCGCGGTGCTCCTTGTTGTTGAGgtctcattgtgtgtgtttcattcatCGGTAGTTCTGGAAATAACATTGGGGAATTAGGACTTCTATGTGTTGTACATAGTGATAGGTAGACAGAATAATCTAAACACTTAATGCAAAATTACTTCGCAGTGAGCAAAATTACAATATCCTGCATGGCAGTAATCAGTGTTTGCCAACCATCTTGTTATCATGATGATTTCTGAGATTCATTTGAGAATGAACACATGCAGTGTTGAGCATACCTGGTCTCTGATTCCCTGAGGGTCCTGAAGCAGAAGGCCACAGGTTTCCAGTCCTCACCATTCTGCTGCAGGACCCCCTCCAACCCCATAACACCACGGTGGGCCTGGTAGCATCATAGAAGGAAGGTGCAGGTGAAGATGCTGAGGCAAACTTGAGTCCACTGTGCCAGCCACCACAGCCATTCTATGTAGTATGTAGTGTGGCCGTCCCGCTGTAGAGATCTGTCGGATGAATCCGATCATGTGGTATATGCAGCATTGGTGGTTCAGTGGTAGAATTCTCGCCTGCCACGTGGGAGGcccgggttcaattcccggCCAATGCAGCAACTTCTTTAACTTTGTCATGTATCAGCAAAAAAAGACACGGAATATCATCCCAATGAACACATAATGCCTTTGCCTTAAATAATGTGCATAGTTGTAATAACTATGTCCAACAACACCTCCAGGGGACACTGTGACCAGGCTGCAGTGCCTTTGAACAATCGTCCATCCTGACATCTttacttaatttccccagtgtggaaTCAATAAAGTCTAATCTTATATTATACCTTTTGAGGTTGTGGGAGAATTTTCTCTCCCAGCCGCTGTCTCTTGGTCTGGTCTCTCATCAAAGACGCCCTTCTGGAAGCcaatgtgctgctgtttgaactTACATATAGGTCTGTTCAACAGGAGGCCAGCTGCCTCGATCACTTTCAGTACCTGCTCCAGACATCCATCATCCGTCTGTGGTTTCTCCATGACCAAGGCTCTCATCCATACAGACTTCTGTTCCTTTCAGCCCCTGTAAGCTTTCTGCTGGAATTTCCCTGGTGCACGTGTTATCCCAAAGGGAATCAGCAGAAGGCATGTGTCCCAAAGGAGTGGTGGAAGTGCTTCATTTGCAGCtatgacatgacatgaataCTGTCCACCCTGAAAGCGGTGGCATGATTTCCTCCACTGTGGTTAGCACATACTTTTCCCGTTTCACTGCACAATTTAGTCTTCGGTCTGCACAGCACTAACCTCTTATGTTAGGCTTTAGGACCAGGACCATAGTGGCACACCACTCAGAGGGCTGTGTAACCCTCTCAGTGATGCCCTCCTCGTCCAGGTGGTGGCAGTGGTTTGTGTCTATCAGCATGCACTGAGCACCTTCCTTGCGAATGATTTTATCAGGCCACTGGTTCTGAACACAGTGCTGACATGCTCCACTCTCCTCACTAGACCCATTTTAACTGCCTCTGGACAACTTCTGCTGTTTCCTTTGATCACAAGTACGGGGAATACATATTTATGCCTCTATAGACAGTGTCAGCTCTGACCCAGCCTGTACATCTGAGCTTACCCTGTGAGCCAACAAaaggtgtgtctgcaggatTATGAGCCTTTAGGGAGTGTCAGGAATGTCTTTTCACTGGTGACAGTCACATCAACACCTGTATCTGTCTTTAAGGGTAGGAGTACATTTCCTGTGTCAAGAGTGACAATCCATTAATCAAAGCAGTATTTACAAAGTAGTATTTAAAGCGGGCAGAGTGTCATAAGACTGTTCAGTTTACCTCAGGAGTCAGAGCTGGGAATGACGTCACACCCAAGCATTGTTGTTAGttgttattattagtatttatacgtaatatttatttctgctgtattttattgGTAATTTTTAGtgctttgaaaacatcaacCCTCGCTGATAACTTACAGCAGACATGTCCTTGTCTTCACTTTTGCACCCGTCAGGTGTGGCGCTGGCATCCAGAACAGGCAACCTCAACACTTCAGAGATCATCACCCCCACCACACCCACCTCAAGCAGCCACAGCCGGCTTGGCGGGGCCCCAACACCTCATCTCATCTCAGGGCTAGCCTGCAGCCACGGGATGGAGCCTGGGAAAAACAACGGGGGCCTCGTAGGACTCCTCGGCCCTCCTCCAAAGGAGGAACGAGGGCGTAAGAAGATCAAAGCGGAGAATGGGTCTTCTCTTTTGGTGGTGCCCTACCCGATCCTCGCCTCAGGCAACGACCAGTCCTGTGTCACCATCACTGCCAAAGAGGGAAAAACCTACCGgtaaaaaaggacattttgtcATGCAGCCGCTCTCACTCGATAGTTTCACATTTCTTATTCAGTAGTTATGGTGTTAACCAGTGTTATTTATAGACAGATGCATAGACCAAAGTACCCCGAGGTGCCGAGGTGCCTCAGACTCATGGCTCACAGTTGTTTCCAGATAATAAGGAGTCCAGTAGATACAGCAGGTTTCAGGCTCCCTCTGTCCTCcgaaatataaataatatataagATAAATGTATTTATCTGTAGGGTAAGTAGTATCTTTACATGTTATATACCAAAGGCACAAGTATCTCAAGAGATAGTAGCACTTGACTTAATGTACGTACTTTTCACTACTGACAGACACaatacaaaataacacaaaatgaacGTACATGGAGTATATAGACTTTATAAACACTGCTTATAGGCCTGGAGCCTTAAATTACCCACCCCTGACTCTGACCTCTGAATTAGTTTAATGTTAAAGTTCTTTTTCATGGATTAATGCTGTTATTTTGTCTACCCTACTGAATTGTGGCATCTCACTGATTTTCCACTGTTGTTCAACATTCAAAATTGAAAATGTACAGATGTGCAAAGCCAAAGCAAGCGCAAACCTTTAAAAACTCAATCTTAGGACAGTCAAAGTCAAAGGAGTTACTACCCACTCTCGGTCTTGTTCAGTAATGCCACTGGGAGGACAAATCTGCTACTGCAATATACAGACAGTGTCCTGTGCATCCACTTGTCCCTCTGCGTCTTCATTTGTGTCTTCTGGCTGTCTTCTTGTTCCAGGTGTAAAGTTTGTCCGCTGACCTTCTTCTCCAAGTCAGACATGCAGATTCACTCCAAGACGCACACAGAGGCAAAGGCTCACAAGTGTCCTCACTGCACTAAGTCCTTTGCGAATGCATCGTACCTGGCTCAGCACCTGCGCATACACCTGGGCGTCAAACCTTACCGCTGCTCCTACTGTGAGAAAAGCTTTCGCCAGCTCTcccatctgcagcagcacaccaggTCTGATCTCTGCGCTCATCACAGCCCGTTCATGACAATcgtttttctcattttcctgtCATCCACCAAAGCTAAGGCGAGCATAAGTATATTCTGTTGTGCAGCATCCAGCCTGCTTGAGGACCATTCTTCACATTGTTAGTTGATTAATTTAATTTGACTAACTTAATTGACGTCAGTTGGCTCTGAAACAAGCATGCCTCgattcctctctctccttgtgtctcttcctttcttcctcctccgctCGCATCTCAGGTGGGATGGACTAAGATGCGAGGAGGGGAGGCGAGGGAAGGAATCGAGGATTTACAAACCGAGAGTGAGAAGAGGGGCATGTTACCTCAGTAGCTCCTGTCATCTGTTGTGGCGCTCGTTGTTTACCCTCTGCTGACCAGCTTTTGTCGCTTTGCACACGTCACTGAGCACAAAGACAAGCCAAATTTCACCTGTGACAAAAGTGTAAAACATGTTACGCTTGAAACTGACCGTGTGAGTGTGAACAGGATAACGCTGTTTCTCCATTAAGGAAGAAAATCACTGTATAAATGCAGTCCTCTTTTTTACCTTTTAGCATCTTTTCTGACCAGTTTGAAGTAATATTTGCTGATGTCCGCATCACGTTCCCTCTTTCAGAATCCACACAGGCGATCGGCCGTATAAATGCGCCCATCCCGGCTGTGAAAAAGCTTTTACTCAGCTCTCCAATCTGCAGGTAAACATTTAACTGCTTTCCTCCATCACCTGTCGCAGTGCTACGTGAAGGTGACTGAGTGTGTTTCTGATTTGCTTTCCCTGCTGAAGTCTCACCAGAGGCAGCACAACAAAGACAAGCCCTTCAAGTGTT
This region includes:
- the znf362a gene encoding zinc finger protein 362a isoform X1, translated to MASSAYKNKTGLPFLFSFCLKFFNKLSENVGEAADRARRCGGSSLSGGDALVRKLLLAFRMAEPRFNNPYFWPPPPTMPGQLDNLVLINKIKEQLMAEKIRPHHLPAASAPSQQPLLAPHSQADGVQHGMSKAQQMPVLHSHSPSQPDIALHARPASSSVTGRILGDVNLNLDDKAAIKARGLWEDWHLRQLIDHPSRTNHVSGVALASRTGNLNTSEIITPTTPTSSSHSRLGGAPTPHLISGLACSHGMEPGKNNGGLVGLLGPPPKEERGRKKIKAENGSSLLVVPYPILASGNDQSCVTITAKEGKTYRCKVCPLTFFSKSDMQIHSKTHTEAKAHKCPHCTKSFANASYLAQHLRIHLGVKPYRCSYCEKSFRQLSHLQQHTRIHTGDRPYKCAHPGCEKAFTQLSNLQSHQRQHNKDKPFKCSNCYRAYSDSASLQIHLSAHAIKNAKAYCCSMCGRAYTSETYLMKHMSKHTMVEHVVSHHSPQHRTESPTIPIRISLI
- the znf362a gene encoding zinc finger protein 362a isoform X2, yielding MASSAYKNKTGLPFLFSFCLKFFNKLSENVGEAADRARRCGGSSLSGGDALVRKLLLAFRMAEPRFNNPYFWPPPPTMPGQEQLMAEKIRPHHLPAASAPSQQPLLAPHSQADGVQHGMSKAQQMPVLHSHSPSQPDIALHARPASSSVTGRILGDVNLNLDDKAAIKARGLWEDWHLRQLIDHPSRTNHVSGVALASRTGNLNTSEIITPTTPTSSSHSRLGGAPTPHLISGLACSHGMEPGKNNGGLVGLLGPPPKEERGRKKIKAENGSSLLVVPYPILASGNDQSCVTITAKEGKTYRCKVCPLTFFSKSDMQIHSKTHTEAKAHKCPHCTKSFANASYLAQHLRIHLGVKPYRCSYCEKSFRQLSHLQQHTRIHTGDRPYKCAHPGCEKAFTQLSNLQSHQRQHNKDKPFKCSNCYRAYSDSASLQIHLSAHAIKNAKAYCCSMCGRAYTSETYLMKHMSKHTMVEHVVSHHSPQHRTESPTIPIRISLI
- the znf362a gene encoding zinc finger protein 362a isoform X3, with the translated sequence MAEPRFNNPYFWPPPPTMPGQLDNLVLINKIKEQLMAEKIRPHHLPAASAPSQQPLLAPHSQADGVQHGMSKAQQMPVLHSHSPSQPDIALHARPASSSVTGRILGDVNLNLDDKAAIKARGLWEDWHLRQLIDHPSRTNHVSGVALASRTGNLNTSEIITPTTPTSSSHSRLGGAPTPHLISGLACSHGMEPGKNNGGLVGLLGPPPKEERGRKKIKAENGSSLLVVPYPILASGNDQSCVTITAKEGKTYRCKVCPLTFFSKSDMQIHSKTHTEAKAHKCPHCTKSFANASYLAQHLRIHLGVKPYRCSYCEKSFRQLSHLQQHTRIHTGDRPYKCAHPGCEKAFTQLSNLQSHQRQHNKDKPFKCSNCYRAYSDSASLQIHLSAHAIKNAKAYCCSMCGRAYTSETYLMKHMSKHTMVEHVVSHHSPQHRTESPTIPIRISLI